TGCCTGGAAGCAATTTAGGCAAAGATTTGATGATTCACTAGCACCCATAAATCAAGAGTTCAGCTCTGAAAAACATGACACAATTGGATGAACACCTGTTGAGCCCTCAGCATGTCTTAATGCATTAAGAATACCCGGGCATCATGTAACACACTATTCTTGGCACAAATGACATCCTGGGATTGACATAATATTATGTCCTCCAACAATAGTCATACTGTAGGAGGCATATGTCATATGTCTGTGTGAAATCGCTGACTCCAAAAGTGAAACAATTCAGGCCTCCAAGGCATTGGAGTCTACTCTATGGGCGGAAGCTCAGGCCACTGGGATGGGTCGAGGAATATAGTGCATACTCCACTGTAAAACCAAAGTCTTGGGAGAAAACATTCCAGATCCCAGGTGTTGGATGTTCGGTTGTAAACCTCCACCTCCACCCCATAGTCCCCCTCCATTCCTTTCCAGTGGCCGCCCGTGACATACAGCCTCCCATCCAGGGATACCAGGCCACCGTTCTCATGGAGCATGTGAAGAAGCTGGACCTGAGGAGATGCAAAAGCAAAAGCGTTAACTGAGACCGTGCTGTTTCTACATTTGTGTTATCATGGGTATTATCTAGATTGATTTCCATATTCCACCTTTTGCCACATGTTTGCCTCAGGATCATACGAGTAGACTTTCTTTGTGTTGTCAGCCACCAGGTATATAATCCCATCCACACAGACCGAACGAGGAGCGGACAAATACTTCGGGATGAATGGTGACCCTATACTGATCCAGgcatctatataaaaaaaataagaaatacataCACAAATTATCAGACTTAATGTCCAGAAAatgttttgtcctgtttgtaATCACTTGATTTGGTTCAAACATTTGTAGAAGAAATTGAGTTGTGTCTATGAGCGATGAACTTATGCAGGAATCCACCTCACCTATGACAGGGTTGTAACACTGCATGGTCAGTGCGTTGTACTTCACTGCACACGATCCGATCACATACAGCTTTCCAAAACAAGCGGTGGCCGTAAAGTTAGTCACGTATTTTAAAGCAGGACACGTCAAGGTCCAGGTGTCACTGTAGGGGTCGTAATGCTCAACCTCAACCGTAGCCGATGTTGTACCTAAAAGAGGAAAATTCAggagatttgatttaaaaagtgtAGAATCaatagaaatgaaaagaaacactGTCATTCCTGAcagtacagtgccttgcaaaagcttTCATCCAACTTGAACGTTTTCCACATTTCATCACACGACAACCAAAAACTTGGATGTGTTTCACTGGGATTATACGTGACATACCAACATAGTAAATCTAAAAATTTTAGTTTGTGTTTGCATTCAGCACCCTTGAGTCTTATTGTAGGACTACCTTCCGCTCtatttacagctgcaagtccttCGGGGTATGTCTGTAACAGCTTTGTACGTCTAGAGTCtcaggctatgttcacactgcaggtcttgatgctcaattccgattttttttgtgaaatcggatttttttgtgtgtccgttcatatttccaaatatatgcgacttgtatgtgatctcctgtgtgaactgaatgcgttcaacctaagtgtcccgcatgcacACTCAAGGAcgtgatgacgtcacacgtagcaaagcgtcctcagtgtttgcggaagtaaacaaggattataatgctggcgcgcattttgtggtcattaatttattttctaaccagagctttctctccactgactgctctcctcattgtagtccgctatgggtgtcgtctttcttcccgtttctgcatagcaggacgcagaatagtgacgtttgtcgagtatcggtgacgtacaggtcagattaatgcgacctggccgtacagacacaggtctcatttgaaaagatcagatacgtatcagattcaggaccacatatcccagcggcctgggtcacatttgaaaaaatccgatctgtgttgttcagactgtcattaaaagatcagatacaggtcgcatatgggcaaaaaaatcggaattgggtcacttcaggctgcagtgtgaacgtagcctcagAGTCTTCTCTGCAAACCAACTCAATCTCAGACATATTGAAGGGAGACGGTCCAAACAGGAAATTTTCAGGTATTGCCACAGTTTTTCAATAAGATTTAGAGCTGGACATTGACTAGATAAATCCAATACATGAATAAACCACTTCGGCCATTTCCAAAAACTGCAGCGCCGGCCTTATGTTTGAGATTTTGTCTTGCTGGTGGGTGAATCCCTGCCCCAGTCccaagtcttttgcagactcTAACAAGCGTTCTTCCAAAACTGCAGTGTAATTAGCTCCACCGGTACAAACTAcagatgggattttttttctgttttggttcCATTACAGCTGGATGTTGTGTTCTCTGACCTGAggtgtagatctctgcagctcctccagagttaccatgggtgtcttggctgcttctctgataaatATTCTCCTTGCCAGATGATTGGAGAATATAGTCTTGGCAGGTTTACAGCAATGCTAtactctttctgtttttagatgATGAATTAAAACTGTGTGCATTGAGATATTTAAAGCTTgagatgttttatatatatatatatatatatatatatatatatatatatatatatatatatatatatatatatatatatataaccctGCATTTTACTTCATCATATTATCACTAACCTCCTCTGAGTCCTTCACGGACCGGCTGGAATTATAATTACAATAAAGCACACACAGATGGGCTCTATTTACTACTTAAGTAACTTTTAAAGGCAGTTGGTTTATTTAGGGGGATCAGATCAAGGCTGAATATACATCCATTTCAGATTTGTTTCTAAAAACCGTAAGACACAAAGTGGGCTCCATACAAGGCAAGGCACacattacatatttttattggttcttgtatattttgaaaaccatgcaacAATGACCGTCCACTTAACAATaatacactactttgtgtttgtttatcccataaaaacctaataaattaCAGAGGAGTGTGCGTTTTTATCTTGACAAAACAtggaaatgttcaaggggtatgGACACGTTTACAAGGCACTGGTTCCCACTACAAGACCAAAATACAAGCAAATTCTGCGTGTCTATCACTCCAGAGAGCCGGGGATAATGAAAGGACAAAAGGAACTCAAAAAGTTTTCAACACTGCACTACAGCTGAAAGGTAGCACATGCAAACGTATTTCGTTTCTCACCTCCAATTACATAAAGCTCGCCATTAAGTGTTGCCGATGTGTGGTTAGTCCGGGGCCGGAGCATTGGTGCCACGGTAACCCATCTTCCCTCTCTTGTGATGTACTTCCAGGTCTCTGTGGTCGACCAGGAGTTGGTGTTTGAACCTCGTGAGCCCCCTTATCAGACAGACAAGTGCACTTTGTCAAATGTCGGATGAAGTATTTGCATTTCCTGAGAGGAACTCAAGCAATTTACTCTAAACGCTGTAGATGTCATTATTTTAACCTGCCTTTCCATAGCTGTTTGTCTTCGGGTATAACATGTGGTATTGCACTAACCTGTAACATAAACGTCATTGTTAAGGGACACCATAGCATAACCCCACTTGTTGGGATTTGGAAAGTTAGGCAGCTCGTGCCACTTTTctgcagagaaaaagagaagaacaCGTTTTCAGAGGTACATTCGGACACTGAGGAGAACTGGGTAAAAGtcttcataaataaagcaaCGCAGTAATGGAATAATGTCAAAAATTATGAGGGAAATTAGGCAAAAATGCTAAATGTTCCTGAGACCCATTAAGTGGTCATTACTTTGCAGTTTGCAATGAAACACAAGTTTTTTTGGCAAAGCTGTGCACTTGTGGCCAGTGTCGTTGTGCCTTGTCGTGGAACcagaaagtcttaaaatgggATGCAGCAATCTTTTCCTTGAAATCCCCAGAGAAAAATATAACATGCCTTCCATCAAAATGGGCAGTAAAACAATCATTAACGGAACTGAGAAGATGATCCAATTTTGTCAAGTCCAGAACATAGTTCTCCAAAAGTCGTTTTCCTGTCAACAGCACAGTTAATGACCCGTGATTTCTGCCAAAACTGTTTTTAGGAATCCGACAGACCGTTCCCagcaaattttaaaatgttagaaaTTGAAAGCAAGCCAGTGTGAAATGGAGATAGTTGTATATCCTACTTGTCGTTGTGTTGTAGAAGGCACAGTTCTTGGAGGGCAGTCTTTCAAGTCTTGGGTCTGTGTCTTCGTCCTCGTCTGAGTCATCATCTTCCTCATCATCAAGCGATCGTCCTCCCATCACAAACAGCACTTCTTGCAAGTTTAGTTGTGGACTGTGAGAGCTTAATCTTTCAGAATATTCAGGTGTCAAATCTTGCTTCTAAAAGAAGTAACAAGTGTCTTTAGAAacctaatgaaaaaaaatgagcCAAAGATCGCATGCACTCACTAACCTCTCTGCAAACTTCTTCGATGGCCTCCCTGCAGCCAGGAGAGGCCTGGACCAAACTGTCCTTCAGCAGGGTGTCAGTCAGGTAGTTCAGGCTGAGCAGAGACAGACGGGACAAGCCCAAGAGTTCAGGAAGGTGGCACAGTCGAGACTCTTTTTGATGCCCGACCCATTTGAGGATCGCCTCCACACGTGTGCTCTCCGAGCGGATTTTCAGTCCTTCGTCGGACAAGCAAGCCGTCAGCCGAGGTTTTCCCGAAAGCAGAAACTCCTCGCCCTGTTGTACAGCCTCAAAGTTCTCGAGGAGGAAGGCCCACGCTTTGGCGACCACCTCAGGGCAGCCGTGGATCTCTCCGAACTCCAGGATTCCCAGGCAGTTGCTCGCATCGATCTGATGCTGCAGGTATCGGCTGCACACGGCCCGCACCGTCTGAAACTGCAGTTGGCTGGAGGTACAGATCAAGCCCTCCACGTTGCTCTGGTTTATTGTCAGCTTGCCCGTGTAGGCAAAGTCAAGCAAGCAGCCGAGGATGTCAGGATCCACGTCCTGAAGCTCCACGCGAGCAGCTATGCTCTCCACGAAGTCCCCTGAGAACATAGAGCGGAAGTACATGCTGCAGAGGGCCAGAACCCCTCGGTGGCAGGGGAAGTCCCTTCCCCCGGCGCTCAGCGTCACGTCCACAAGTTTGGGTTGTGAACAGAGCGAACGCAAGCCTTCCAGGATGCTCTGAGGATGGGAGGACAGGCAGTAGTCCAGATCATCCACATTGCGCACCATGATCAGTCCTATTCCAAAGTGCAAACGGGAACTCTTCTATCCGCGCGTCAGCGGTTACCTGAAATCATGAACACAAGTAGAACTAATTCTAAAATACCACctaaaatggtttatttatatatatgacACAAGATacaaaagcatttgtttttttctctccaggaCAGCTTgtgtaaacagttgttttttttaatcactgcttaAAACAATAAAGTGCCTTGTCACTATTATGATTATTAATGCTTTCCTCATGAACATTACCAGGCATTAGTATCAGTAAAGAATGAGTTCTATTAGGTTCTCTCTTAAAAACCAAAGCTCTGCTATCAAACTTGGCTTCCCTAACACAGATAAAAGTTTAATGTCATTAAATAATGCAGTAAAGTCAAAAGTTGATATCAAAAACTCACCCAACGTGGACCCAGTGGAAAGGAGGGTTCATCCTTCGATTAAAACACGTATGGTTACCGGGGCTTAGATCAACATGGAGCGGGCAACATGGCAAATGTTTGCTAAGTCACTGGGGAGGACTGCCTGTCGGTCTGTTATTTTTAGGACTGACAGTGACGCTGTGCTGAAGTCAGATTGCAAACAACAAGCCTGAGACCTACAGCTGCTGCCAAGGGCACATGTTTAGCTGGAACAGCCCTGGAAGCGGCTAAAGGAAATAAATGAAGCAGCCCCATTATTTGGAAATAACTCAACCATAAAACTCTTATGATTGAaatataaatctgtttttttttcttttttttcccaggacaAACCTCAAATGACAGTGAATTATCTGGAGTATAGGAGCTTTGTTGATGTTAGTTTGATTGATGCCTGAGGTTCAACCTCACGTCGTATATTGCAGTTAAAATATTGtaacacaaaacataaaaaaagtcgaAAAATTCTTGAATTCATTGCAGTTTAATATCTAAGCACAGTGCAATCTGTATAAAAATTGTACAAATTACCATTCAGATTTGACGATACTGGATGAAAAGAAAGCAAACGTGGAAATACAGTAATTAATTAAAAGTTGTGTTTAGAGACAACCTCTGCCAGCTGCAGAGCATTTGCTACAATAGAAACCAGCTACTTCAATATTCAGAATTACCGTTtgcaaagcataaaaaaatgtaaaaaaaaaaaaattaataaataaaaagaaaccatAAGCTACTCAAAATCAAAGATCTCTGCCTCTTTCTCCTTCCAGAAAGCAAAACTGCGATCGATGTATTGACATATTTCCTCATTGCTGAAGCTGGAAATGTCAGTTCCACCGTAGAGCACGTTCTCATCGGGCGTCGGTGTTTGAACGATGACTTTGGGGACCTGTCTAACCTCTGGCAGGCTGTGTTTCACCACACTAGACGTGTCTTCACATTCACTCACGGCGTTTCCAAAGAATTTCACTTTAATGTCCTCAAAGCCGTCCTTCCAC
The Fundulus heteroclitus isolate FHET01 chromosome 9, MU-UCD_Fhet_4.1, whole genome shotgun sequence genome window above contains:
- the klhl30 gene encoding kelch-like protein 30, producing the protein MVRNVDDLDYCLSSHPQSILEGLRSLCSQPKLVDVTLSAGGRDFPCHRGVLALCSMYFRSMFSGDFVESIAARVELQDVDPDILGCLLDFAYTGKLTINQSNVEGLICTSSQLQFQTVRAVCSRYLQHQIDASNCLGILEFGEIHGCPEVVAKAWAFLLENFEAVQQGEEFLLSGKPRLTACLSDEGLKIRSESTRVEAILKWVGHQKESRLCHLPELLGLSRLSLLSLNYLTDTLLKDSLVQASPGCREAIEEVCREKQDLTPEYSERLSSHSPQLNLQEVLFVMGGRSLDDEEDDDSDEDEDTDPRLERLPSKNCAFYNTTTKKWHELPNFPNPNKWGYAMVSLNNDVYVTGGSRGSNTNSWSTTETWKYITREGRWVTVAPMLRPRTNHTSATLNGELYVIGGTTSATVEVEHYDPYSDTWTLTCPALKYVTNFTATACFGKLYVIGSCAVKYNALTMQCYNPVIDAWISIGSPFIPKYLSAPRSVCVDGIIYLVADNTKKVYSYDPEANMWQKVQLLHMLHENGGLVSLDGRLYVTGGHWKGMEGDYGVEVEVYNRTSNTWDLECFLPRLWFYSGVCTIFLDPSQWPELPPIE